In one Sporosarcina sp. 6E9 genomic region, the following are encoded:
- a CDS encoding nicotinate phosphoribosyltransferase, whose product MSSIYADDSNALHTDLYQINMAESYWADGIHNKKAVFELFFRSLPFGNGYALFAGLERILDYLKEFKLSESDITYLREELHYEDDFIDYLKDIRFTGDVYSMVEGELVFANEPILRVEAPLIEAQLIESALLNIVNYQTLIATKASRIKQVTKDEMVLEFGTRRAHEMDAAIWGARATVIGGVEATSNVRAGKKFGIPVSGTHAHSLVQAYKSEYEAFHSYARRHKDCVFLVDTYNTLKTGVPTAIQVAKELGDKINFIGIRLDSGDIAFLSKESRRMLDEAGFPDAKIVVSNDLDEYTILNLKAQGAKVDVWGIGTKLITAYDQPALGAVYKIVSIENDEGEMEDTIKISSTAEKVTTPGQKKLYRIIDRENGKAEGDYITMHDEDPASEKRLKMFHPVHTFISKFVTNFEAKNLHVQVVEAGKVIYENPSLFDMQNYAKENLDLLWDEYKRSLNPEEYPVDLSQKCWDNKMRNIQEVQEMVEEYTHE is encoded by the coding sequence ATGAGTTCGATTTATGCAGACGATAGCAATGCATTACATACAGACTTATATCAAATAAATATGGCCGAGTCGTATTGGGCAGACGGGATTCACAATAAGAAGGCAGTTTTTGAACTGTTTTTCAGAAGTTTACCATTTGGAAATGGATATGCCTTATTTGCAGGTTTAGAAAGAATTTTGGACTACTTGAAAGAATTCAAGCTAAGCGAAAGCGATATAACATATTTGAGGGAAGAGCTTCACTACGAAGATGATTTTATCGATTACTTAAAAGATATACGTTTTACCGGCGATGTTTATTCAATGGTAGAAGGGGAACTCGTATTTGCGAATGAACCCATCTTACGCGTTGAGGCTCCGCTAATTGAAGCACAATTAATCGAATCAGCGCTTTTAAATATCGTCAATTACCAAACGCTCATCGCAACGAAAGCGAGCCGCATCAAGCAAGTTACCAAAGATGAAATGGTTTTGGAGTTCGGAACAAGACGGGCTCATGAAATGGATGCTGCAATCTGGGGCGCGCGCGCTACGGTTATTGGCGGCGTCGAAGCGACGAGTAACGTTCGGGCAGGAAAGAAATTCGGTATCCCGGTTTCGGGAACCCATGCCCATTCACTTGTACAAGCATATAAGAGTGAATATGAGGCATTCCATTCTTATGCAAGGCGTCATAAAGATTGTGTGTTTTTAGTCGACACATACAACACGTTGAAAACCGGTGTTCCGACAGCGATTCAAGTTGCGAAAGAACTCGGCGATAAAATAAATTTCATAGGGATCCGTCTAGATAGCGGAGATATCGCATTCTTATCAAAAGAGTCCCGTCGCATGCTGGATGAAGCTGGATTCCCGGATGCGAAGATCGTTGTCTCAAATGATTTGGACGAATATACAATCTTGAACTTAAAAGCGCAAGGCGCAAAAGTAGACGTTTGGGGAATCGGCACGAAGCTAATTACCGCATACGACCAACCCGCACTTGGCGCTGTATATAAAATTGTTTCGATTGAAAATGACGAAGGTGAAATGGAAGATACGATTAAAATTTCATCGACAGCAGAAAAAGTGACAACACCCGGTCAGAAAAAGTTGTACCGCATTATCGACCGTGAAAACGGAAAAGCTGAAGGCGATTATATAACGATGCATGATGAAGATCCGGCTTCGGAAAAGCGCTTGAAAATGTTCCACCCGGTTCATACATTCATTTCTAAGTTTGTCACGAATTTCGAGGCGAAAAACTTACATGTGCAAGTAGTAGAAGCGGGGAAAGTGATTTACGAAAATCCAAGTCTATTTGATATGCAAAATTACGCAAAAGAAAATTTAGACCTATTATGGGACGAATATAAAAGATCTCTGAATCCGGAAGAGTATCCTGTCGACTTAAGCCAAAAGTGTTGGGATAATAAAATGCGTAATATTCAAGAAGTCCAAGAAATGGTGGAGGAATATACGCACGAATAA
- a CDS encoding multidrug efflux SMR transporter, producing MAWVYLVIASIGEILGVMSINLYIQKKSMARLLLIVFTFTFGFIFLALAMRDIPMGTAYAIWTGLGAAGAVLMGVLLFKEPASWKRLVFLSFIIAGAVGLKVFG from the coding sequence ATGGCTTGGGTATATCTTGTGATTGCGAGTATAGGAGAAATACTTGGTGTTATGAGTATCAATTTATACATACAAAAGAAATCAATGGCCCGGTTGCTACTCATCGTTTTCACCTTTACGTTTGGATTTATATTTCTGGCACTTGCCATGCGTGACATTCCGATGGGTACGGCATATGCAATCTGGACGGGATTAGGTGCGGCGGGTGCTGTTCTTATGGGGGTTTTACTATTCAAAGAACCCGCAAGTTGGAAACGTCTTGTCTTTTTGTCCTTTATCATCGCGGGTGCAGTAGGGTTGAAAGTTTTCGGCTGA
- a CDS encoding multidrug efflux SMR transporter, with protein sequence MAWLYVLFAAIVEVFWVIGLRYSNSVLEWTGTTIMIIFSFYFIIKACEKLPSGTVYAVFTGSGAAAIVLIDFVIFDAAFSLVKVLFIGLIIVGVVGIKMTDSGERESQADQTA encoded by the coding sequence ATGGCATGGCTCTACGTACTTTTTGCGGCAATTGTAGAAGTTTTCTGGGTGATTGGATTACGCTATTCCAACTCTGTTTTGGAGTGGACGGGAACAACGATCATGATTATTTTCAGCTTTTACTTTATTATCAAAGCTTGCGAAAAACTACCTTCTGGAACCGTATACGCCGTGTTTACCGGCTCAGGTGCTGCCGCGATTGTTCTGATAGATTTTGTAATTTTTGATGCAGCGTTTTCTCTTGTGAAAGTTCTCTTTATTGGTTTAATCATCGTTGGTGTCGTTGGAATTAAGATGACGGATAGCGGTGAAAGAGAATCGCAGGCCGATCAAACAGCGTAG
- a CDS encoding MoxR family ATPase, with translation MHKELIGKVLNNIEKVMIGKRDIAELSMTALLAGGHVLLEDVPGVGKTMMVKALAKSIGADFKRIQFTPDLLPSDVLGVSIYNPKELEFEFRPGPIMGNIILADEINRTSPKTQSALLEGMEESSVTIDGETMRIPQPFFVMATQNPIEYEGTYPLPEAQLDRFLFKLKMGYPTPLEEIEVLRRAEQEIPIDNLEPVISLDDLINLQHAVKDVIVSNAVKSYIVTCASETRNNPFVYLGVSPRGSLSLMKACQAYALLIGRTYVTPDDVQYLAPFVFGHRMILKPEAKYEGIEADEIVERILAKVNVPLDRVSVK, from the coding sequence TTGCATAAAGAATTGATTGGAAAAGTTTTAAATAATATTGAAAAAGTAATGATTGGTAAACGAGATATCGCGGAACTCAGCATGACGGCACTTCTTGCGGGCGGACATGTCTTATTGGAAGATGTCCCGGGCGTGGGGAAAACGATGATGGTCAAAGCGTTGGCGAAATCGATTGGTGCAGATTTTAAACGAATTCAATTTACGCCAGATTTATTGCCATCAGACGTTTTGGGCGTTTCTATATATAACCCGAAAGAACTGGAGTTTGAATTTAGACCAGGTCCAATTATGGGGAATATTATTCTTGCTGATGAGATTAACCGAACATCGCCAAAGACTCAGTCGGCATTGCTTGAAGGTATGGAGGAATCCTCTGTAACCATCGACGGTGAAACAATGCGCATTCCACAACCTTTTTTCGTCATGGCAACACAAAATCCAATTGAATATGAAGGAACTTATCCGTTGCCGGAAGCTCAATTAGACCGATTCTTATTTAAATTGAAAATGGGGTATCCCACACCGCTTGAAGAAATTGAAGTTTTACGGAGAGCTGAACAAGAAATTCCAATTGATAACTTAGAACCGGTAATTTCTTTGGATGACCTCATAAATTTGCAACATGCTGTAAAAGACGTAATTGTCAGCAATGCTGTAAAATCCTACATCGTAACTTGTGCAAGTGAAACACGAAATAATCCATTCGTTTATCTTGGGGTAAGCCCACGTGGATCCCTTTCCCTCATGAAAGCATGCCAAGCATATGCGTTACTGATCGGGAGAACGTACGTGACACCGGATGATGTTCAGTACTTAGCACCATTTGTTTTTGGTCACCGAATGATTTTAAAACCGGAAGCCAAGTATGAAGGAATTGAAGCCGATGAAATTGTAGAACGGATATTAGCGAAAGTTAATGTGCCTCTTGATAGGGTTTCGGTTAAATGA
- a CDS encoding transglutaminase domain-containing protein, with translation MSEMRLDKWFLSILYLLAIVMLREWLLPVMELTQTGQISLFLIFIGLAFYLSLMTVRWWLAASVKILYIIWAIHFMFFDGILFTKETTKLLLEDFNSNFAVILVGNWSEISNPFRTILFFILLWMTTYLIRHWIESRKSIFVFYCMTIIFIAVIDTFTVYSAKGSILIIMITGLLLLGLLTIPKLAEKHGLSISSHKLASISIPLVVILVISGIFILTLPKLEPVWADPVPFLKSAVEGAGEGGDGEGISKSGYDPDDSRLGGSFTQDNTLIFEAAVPKKQYWKIETKNTYTSKGWEQPSESDVITYTSNMGMGSYAENEGIIAGESKHAQLNMLKRFPFIVYPYGMINVETDEDVQFMKLETLGQYRTAIGDEPISLDSYEIEYIEHDFSLKALRETTMEAVSLLGDEFSDYLQLPNELPARVGELAEKITNSSENVYDKTKAIERYFSRNGFVYDQKDVAVPAEDQDYVDQFLFETKNGYCDNFSTSMVVMLRTIGIPARWVKGFAPGELGRNENKESVYKITNNEAHSWVEAYMPGIGWMPFEPTIGFSGASNIEYDTELQLDDPEVPEMPKTEREKLEQKTKTKKENKKSVFDFNKSFDLIIKWIIDQKWILLAVLGILTSIGSLLYGRRRKWIPKLLVRYYRFGPNDWAKYSKRYGSLLKQLHRFGLKRRNGETLLQYAIQVDAHFGGDSMQRLTTAYEKGIYGENRTEHDWLRLQELWEDLINRTSD, from the coding sequence ATGAGTGAAATGCGGCTCGATAAATGGTTTCTATCTATATTGTATTTATTGGCTATAGTCATGTTAAGAGAATGGCTTCTCCCTGTAATGGAGCTCACGCAAACTGGACAAATTTCTTTGTTTTTAATCTTTATTGGTCTTGCTTTTTACTTATCATTGATGACTGTTAGATGGTGGCTTGCTGCGTCCGTAAAAATTCTATATATAATCTGGGCCATTCATTTTATGTTCTTTGATGGAATTCTATTTACGAAGGAAACTACAAAATTACTTCTAGAAGATTTCAATTCGAATTTCGCCGTCATCTTAGTTGGCAATTGGTCTGAAATATCAAATCCATTTCGAACGATCCTTTTTTTCATTCTATTATGGATGACGACTTACTTAATCCGTCATTGGATTGAATCAAGAAAAAGCATATTTGTATTTTACTGTATGACGATTATCTTTATCGCCGTTATTGACACGTTCACGGTTTATTCCGCAAAAGGTTCCATCTTGATCATTATGATAACTGGCTTATTGCTATTAGGCTTATTAACGATTCCTAAACTTGCTGAAAAGCATGGCCTATCAATCTCGTCGCATAAATTAGCGAGCATTTCAATTCCTTTGGTAGTGATTCTAGTTATAAGTGGCATATTCATATTAACATTGCCGAAATTAGAGCCGGTATGGGCTGACCCGGTTCCGTTCTTGAAATCAGCCGTTGAAGGTGCTGGCGAAGGGGGCGATGGGGAGGGGATTTCTAAATCTGGCTATGATCCTGATGACTCCAGGCTCGGCGGATCATTTACTCAAGATAATACCTTGATTTTTGAAGCGGCAGTTCCCAAAAAACAATACTGGAAAATTGAAACGAAAAATACGTACACTTCAAAGGGATGGGAACAGCCCAGTGAGAGTGATGTAATCACGTATACTTCTAATATGGGAATGGGTTCATATGCGGAAAACGAAGGCATAATTGCCGGTGAATCGAAGCACGCACAATTGAATATGTTGAAACGATTTCCTTTTATCGTATACCCATACGGCATGATTAATGTAGAGACAGATGAAGACGTGCAATTTATGAAATTAGAAACGTTGGGGCAATACCGCACGGCAATTGGTGATGAGCCGATATCGCTTGATTCATATGAAATTGAATATATTGAGCATGATTTTAGTTTGAAGGCATTGCGGGAAACAACTATGGAAGCAGTGAGTTTATTAGGGGATGAATTTTCGGACTATCTACAACTTCCGAATGAGTTACCCGCAAGAGTAGGTGAACTTGCAGAGAAAATTACTAATTCTAGTGAAAATGTATACGATAAAACAAAAGCAATTGAACGCTATTTTAGTAGAAATGGATTCGTTTACGATCAAAAAGACGTTGCGGTACCCGCCGAAGATCAGGATTATGTTGATCAATTTTTATTCGAAACAAAAAACGGTTATTGTGATAACTTTTCTACGTCAATGGTTGTGATGCTACGTACAATTGGAATTCCGGCTAGATGGGTGAAAGGCTTTGCACCGGGTGAACTAGGGCGTAATGAAAATAAGGAAAGTGTTTATAAGATTACAAATAACGAGGCGCATTCGTGGGTTGAAGCTTATATGCCCGGTATCGGTTGGATGCCATTCGAGCCAACAATCGGTTTTAGCGGAGCTTCAAATATTGAGTATGATACTGAACTCCAATTAGATGATCCTGAAGTTCCTGAAATGCCAAAAACTGAACGAGAAAAACTTGAACAGAAGACGAAAACCAAAAAAGAGAATAAAAAAAGTGTTTTTGATTTCAATAAATCATTTGATCTTATTATTAAATGGATAATTGACCAGAAGTGGATATTGTTAGCTGTTCTCGGCATATTAACGTCAATTGGGTCATTACTCTATGGAAGAAGAAGAAAATGGATTCCTAAATTACTTGTTCGATATTACCGGTTTGGTCCGAACGACTGGGCGAAGTATTCAAAACGCTATGGTAGTTTATTGAAACAATTGCACCGATTTGGATTAAAACGCAGGAACGGGGAGACGTTGTTGCAGTATGCAATTCAAGTCGACGCGCACTTTGGCGGGGATTCTATGCAAAGGCTGACGACTGCCTATGAAAAAGGGATTTATGGAGAAAATAGAACAGAGCACGATTGGCTACGCTTACAGGAACTGTGGGAAGATTTAATCAATAGGACTTCCGATTGA
- the guaA gene encoding glutamine-hydrolyzing GMP synthase gives MSTTPLLIEQEKIVILDYGSSYNQLLTRSIRQLGMYSELHPHTITADELKKMNAVGIILSGGPKSVADIDAYPIDSEIFSAGIPILGICYGTQLILKEFGGTTETINERTYSEEKVELDTSSNLFMGQVGAQTVWLSNGDQITATPEGFKVIATTNNGEIAAIGNEERQMYGLQFHPESPKSEHGLELLKHFIFDLCEVKTKWTMENFIDIEIGKIRSTVGDKKVLLALSGGVDSSVVAALIHRAIGDQLTCMFVDHGLLRKGEAESVVATFADQFNMNFIKIDAQERFLSKLEGVSDPEQKRKIIGNEFIYVFDDEAAKLDGIDFLAQGTLYTDILESGTLTAQTIKSHHNVGGLPEEMEFELIEPLAALFKDEVRELGLELGLPEEIVWRQPFPGPGLGIRVLGEITEEKLEMVRESDAILRDEVKKAGLERDIWQYFTVLPNIQSVGITNEQRTYDYAIGIRAVTSVDGVTSDWAKIPWEVLEKISARITKEVPKINRVLFDVTSKPPSTIEWE, from the coding sequence TTGTCAACTACTCCTTTGTTAATTGAGCAAGAGAAAATTGTAATTCTGGATTATGGCAGTTCGTACAATCAGCTTTTGACGCGCTCAATCCGTCAACTTGGCATGTACAGTGAGCTTCACCCGCATACAATCACTGCGGATGAACTAAAAAAAATGAATGCTGTCGGAATTATTTTATCAGGTGGCCCTAAATCCGTTGCTGATATAGACGCGTACCCTATCGATTCTGAGATTTTTTCAGCAGGCATTCCAATCCTAGGAATTTGTTATGGAACGCAGCTAATTCTCAAGGAATTTGGCGGCACTACTGAAACGATAAATGAACGTACTTACAGTGAAGAAAAAGTGGAACTAGATACATCTTCGAATCTGTTTATGGGACAAGTTGGAGCACAAACAGTTTGGTTAAGTAATGGAGATCAGATTACAGCAACACCAGAAGGATTTAAAGTGATTGCAACAACGAATAATGGTGAAATCGCGGCAATAGGAAATGAAGAGCGTCAAATGTACGGTCTGCAATTTCATCCGGAATCGCCGAAATCTGAGCACGGACTTGAATTACTCAAACATTTCATCTTCGATCTTTGCGAAGTGAAAACAAAATGGACGATGGAGAATTTCATTGATATTGAAATTGGTAAAATTCGTTCAACAGTTGGAGACAAAAAAGTTCTTCTGGCGCTAAGCGGAGGCGTAGATTCTTCAGTAGTTGCAGCATTAATTCACCGCGCAATTGGCGATCAACTTACATGCATGTTCGTAGACCACGGTTTACTTCGTAAAGGTGAGGCTGAGAGCGTTGTTGCTACATTCGCTGACCAGTTCAATATGAATTTCATAAAAATTGATGCGCAAGAGCGCTTTTTAAGTAAATTAGAAGGTGTTTCTGATCCTGAACAAAAACGCAAGATTATCGGGAATGAGTTTATTTATGTATTTGATGATGAAGCAGCTAAGCTTGACGGTATAGACTTTTTAGCTCAAGGAACGCTTTACACCGACATTCTTGAAAGTGGAACACTAACAGCGCAAACGATAAAATCGCACCATAACGTCGGCGGACTACCCGAAGAAATGGAATTCGAATTAATCGAGCCGTTGGCTGCCCTATTCAAGGACGAGGTACGTGAACTTGGATTAGAATTGGGTTTACCGGAAGAAATTGTTTGGCGTCAACCTTTCCCAGGTCCAGGTCTTGGGATTCGCGTATTGGGTGAAATTACGGAAGAAAAGCTAGAGATGGTTCGTGAATCTGATGCGATTCTACGTGACGAAGTTAAAAAAGCAGGACTTGAAAGAGACATTTGGCAGTATTTCACAGTCTTGCCGAATATTCAAAGTGTGGGCATTACAAACGAACAAAGAACGTATGACTATGCAATCGGAATTCGTGCAGTGACATCCGTAGATGGTGTGACATCCGACTGGGCGAAAATTCCGTGGGAAGTTCTTGAAAAAATTAGCGCTCGAATTACTAAAGAGGTACCTAAGATTAACCGCGTCCTCTTTGATGTGACGAGCAAGCCACCTTCAACCATCGAGTGGGAATGA
- a CDS encoding diacylglycerol kinase family protein has protein sequence MYLFIVNLQSGNKNTLKNWAAIEKLLIDQHISFKKIMSHSQVKTEKFMSKHLLNPSDIKAVAVIGGDGTINSVIQQLAATTIPLAVFPAGSGNDTARMFQLTDNPKEFVLKMLAGKTTLIDLLNVNGRFGITVAGAGLDSIIGNQVNQSFYKSIFNKLGIGSFSYIIAAVITLLTFKPFNGKLTIDGKVFPLTNAWLIACGNTAYYGGGLNICPHALPSDGILNITHLHNANRLNVLFRLFPHLLRGSPVTREGVFYNAGKEITLETNRPIPAIVDGEITTSTPLHITIREKALLLLLT, from the coding sequence ATGTATCTATTTATCGTCAACTTGCAATCTGGCAATAAAAATACATTAAAAAACTGGGCAGCAATCGAAAAACTATTGATCGATCAACATATTTCTTTCAAAAAAATCATGAGTCATTCACAAGTTAAAACAGAAAAGTTTATGTCCAAACATCTATTAAATCCAAGCGACATAAAAGCAGTTGCTGTTATTGGGGGTGACGGAACAATCAATTCGGTCATTCAACAACTAGCCGCAACGACTATCCCGCTTGCGGTTTTTCCTGCAGGATCAGGTAATGACACTGCTAGAATGTTTCAATTAACCGATAACCCTAAAGAATTCGTTCTTAAAATGCTAGCGGGTAAGACGACTTTGATTGATTTACTGAACGTCAATGGGCGGTTCGGCATCACCGTCGCGGGCGCTGGTCTCGATTCCATAATCGGGAATCAAGTCAATCAGTCATTTTACAAGTCGATTTTCAATAAGCTCGGCATTGGTTCTTTCTCCTATATAATTGCCGCCGTGATTACACTATTGACTTTCAAACCATTTAACGGCAAGCTGACGATCGATGGCAAAGTTTTTCCATTGACCAACGCTTGGCTTATTGCCTGTGGCAACACCGCATATTATGGTGGCGGTTTAAATATTTGTCCACATGCGCTTCCGTCAGATGGCATTCTAAATATCACTCATCTACATAATGCCAACCGTCTTAACGTCCTGTTTCGACTATTCCCTCATTTGCTTCGGGGAAGCCCGGTTACGAGAGAAGGCGTATTTTATAATGCAGGAAAAGAAATAACACTTGAAACGAATCGGCCAATTCCTGCAATTGTTGACGGTGAAATCACCACATCCACGCCACTTCATATAACGATTCGTGAAAAGGCGCTACTTTTACTTTTAACTTAA
- the nadE gene encoding ammonia-dependent NAD(+) synthetase: MKSLQEEIIAELKVKPVIDPWEEIRQSVDFMKEYARKHSFLNGFVIGISGGQDSTLVGKLAQIAIDELNDEDETDRYQFIAIRLPYGTQFDEKDCQDALDFIQPTQIYTVNIKESVDASVRALTEIGLHLSDYAKGNEKARERMKVQYSVAAVNNCVVLGSDQAAESITGFYTKFGDGGADLMPIFRLNKRQGKELLKALDCPVHLYEKVPTADLEDDKPAIPDEVALGITYDHIDDYLEGKEIPEESRERLENYYLKSMHKRHMPITVFDDFWK; this comes from the coding sequence ATGAAATCGCTTCAAGAAGAAATTATTGCTGAATTGAAAGTTAAACCAGTCATTGATCCCTGGGAGGAAATTCGACAATCAGTGGATTTCATGAAGGAGTATGCAAGAAAGCATTCATTTTTAAACGGTTTCGTTATTGGGATTTCAGGCGGACAAGATTCCACGCTCGTAGGTAAGCTTGCGCAGATCGCAATTGATGAATTAAATGATGAGGATGAGACGGATCGTTATCAATTCATTGCAATTCGACTGCCGTACGGTACGCAATTTGACGAAAAAGATTGTCAGGATGCATTGGATTTTATCCAGCCGACTCAAATATATACGGTTAATATCAAGGAATCAGTGGATGCTAGCGTTCGGGCATTAACCGAGATTGGCCTGCATTTATCCGACTATGCAAAAGGAAATGAGAAGGCTCGTGAACGTATGAAGGTTCAATATTCTGTAGCTGCCGTGAATAATTGCGTTGTGTTGGGAAGCGATCAGGCGGCCGAGTCGATAACTGGTTTTTATACGAAGTTCGGAGACGGCGGCGCTGACCTTATGCCGATATTTCGGTTGAATAAAAGACAGGGTAAAGAATTATTGAAAGCGTTGGATTGTCCTGTACATTTGTATGAAAAAGTACCGACTGCGGATTTAGAGGACGATAAGCCTGCAATTCCGGATGAGGTAGCACTAGGTATAACCTATGACCACATCGATGATTATCTTGAAGGAAAAGAGATTCCTGAAGAATCGCGAGAAAGACTCGAAAATTATTATTTAAAATCCATGCATAAACGCCATATGCCAATAACAGTCTTTGATGACTTTTGGAAATGA
- a CDS encoding DUF58 domain-containing protein, translating to MKRFKKLLSIWGRLVFVLIIFLSAFVFAMFQGGYVSWAIFYAIFPFILYSVALFLYPLRTVTAERVIRTASVENGGKLIVSLKVKRDFPFPLLYTVISEKWRDEDIRFVTKGTMKKLFVFGFQKKEEWQYEIDRMPRGEHVLEGVEIEVSDFFGWIRKKHFIPLKNTVLVYPKMTDLHYAPIDTQYDLGSMISPYNVVKDTTMATGVRDYQAGDRVSWIHWKSFARTQTLMTKEFEDRRSQDLLVIFDGRPSETFEEQVELAASILKEATNDQAGIGFLSTGKESATFPFIQSEEQFRKVLVHLAKIKPSDDSAAIISTDYRDEFIQSGSVILITSHPDWAFLESVISNVTNARSITCFTVVKKDTPLKSVLAADIRLAKSKGISVHALTKEQFPTAFKGVIHS from the coding sequence ATGAAACGATTTAAGAAGTTATTGTCAATATGGGGGCGGCTTGTCTTTGTCTTGATCATATTTCTATCGGCCTTCGTCTTTGCAATGTTTCAAGGCGGATATGTTAGTTGGGCAATTTTTTACGCAATCTTTCCATTTATACTTTATTCTGTTGCATTGTTTTTATATCCGCTTCGAACAGTTACAGCTGAACGTGTTATTCGCACAGCTAGCGTAGAAAATGGCGGTAAATTGATTGTTAGTTTAAAGGTGAAGAGAGATTTTCCATTCCCTTTACTCTATACAGTGATTTCCGAAAAATGGCGTGATGAAGACATAAGATTCGTTACCAAAGGCACTATGAAAAAACTTTTTGTTTTCGGTTTTCAAAAGAAAGAAGAATGGCAGTACGAGATTGATAGAATGCCACGTGGAGAACATGTATTGGAAGGTGTGGAAATAGAAGTTTCGGACTTTTTCGGCTGGATTCGAAAAAAACATTTCATTCCGCTGAAAAATACAGTGTTGGTGTATCCAAAAATGACAGATCTTCACTATGCACCGATTGATACTCAATATGATTTAGGTTCGATGATTTCACCATACAATGTTGTGAAAGATACTACTATGGCAACGGGTGTCCGCGATTATCAAGCGGGAGACCGGGTATCATGGATTCATTGGAAATCGTTCGCCAGGACGCAAACTTTAATGACTAAGGAATTCGAAGACCGACGTTCTCAAGATTTGCTAGTCATATTTGATGGTCGACCATCTGAAACATTTGAAGAGCAAGTTGAACTTGCAGCCTCAATTTTAAAAGAAGCAACGAATGACCAAGCGGGAATTGGCTTTTTATCAACAGGAAAAGAGTCCGCAACTTTTCCGTTCATTCAATCGGAAGAGCAGTTTAGAAAAGTGCTTGTTCATTTAGCGAAGATCAAACCTTCGGATGACAGTGCAGCTATTATCTCAACCGACTATAGAGATGAATTTATCCAAAGTGGAAGTGTCATTTTAATTACCTCGCATCCGGATTGGGCGTTTTTGGAGTCAGTGATTAGTAATGTGACAAATGCCCGGTCAATTACCTGTTTTACTGTAGTGAAGAAGGATACACCGTTAAAAAGTGTGCTTGCGGCGGACATTCGTTTAGCCAAGTCCAAAGGAATATCAGTTCATGCGCTTACGAAAGAACAATTCCCAACCGCGTTTAAAGGGGTGATTCATTCATGA